CACTACTGCGTAAATCAAATGGGAAAAAACGGGTTGAGTAATCCCGATAATATAGCTGAGAAGAAAGGCGACTTCCCCAAAGGGATTGATTATTATAGCTAAGGTTTAAAACCAAGTTTTCTGTATTCGGCTGATTTGGCAATCTTAAACCCCTTCTCGCTTCTGCTTTACGTCCTGAAGGAGTGGGATCTAATGTATATTTACTATTTTGTTGATCATCATAGTAACTGATACTAAACTGTATTTTTTGGTTTTCATCAATGTCATAACCGATTTTACCCAAAATATTAAAGGTGTTCAAATCCGCTAAACCCCCTTGCCCTTGAGGATCTGGAGGGATGCGATCGTTCTCACTGTCAAAAAATCCTCCCGTAGTGCTATAGGAGGTGTTGAAAACGTAACTCAAGCCCTCACTTTTACCACCAAAATACTGCTCCACATTAAAGCCAAAACTGTCAGCAAAATTAGTTAAAATACTGTCAAAACCAATATTAGTTCTAGCAACAAAAGGCTGATCTTCTGCTTGACGAGTAATAATATTAATCAAACCCCCTGTTGCACCATCCCCATAGATAGCACTAGGCCCACGCAAAATTTCAATTCTTTCAATGGAACTAGGATCAATATTGCGTAAATCCCTTTGAGCATTACGATTAGTACTTTGAGGTACACCATCAATTAAAACCCCAACATTTCTTCCTCGTAAAGGTTGACCAAAAATACTTGATGTTTGGGTAGAAGGAGCTAACCCCGGCACTAATTTAGGCAAAATTTCCCCTAAATCTCTGCTTATTTTACTTTGTTGTTCAATTTCTTGACGATTGATTACTGTAATCGAGCGAGGAACTTTTTGCTCTTCCTCTTGCGCTCTATTTGCCGTTACCACTAATTCTATGGTTTGGGCTTCTTCTTCTCCTTCTTCACTTGCTACACTACTTTCAGGGGTAACAGATAATACTAAATTACTATCAGAAGGGATAATTTGAGCGGAGGGAGGGTTATTTTTACCCGTAACAGTGATTCTTACGCCTCCATTTTCTAAATTCACCCCTTCAATGGCGGTAATTTCCTCGCTAATATCCGTCTCTCGAAAATCTGTCTCTAATCTCGCTTCGATAAATTCTACAATTAGAGTATTTTCAAAGGGGAAAATCAAGGGTTGTAATTCAGAGGTGCGATCGCCTTCTATGATTAATTGTAATCCAGAATCTGTATCGTTTATTTCAATATCTGTAATGGTAATAATATTATTTTGTACTAACCATTTGGCTTCTGTTTTTTCTTGACTTAAATCTTTAACAGTAAGTGATAGTTGTTGAGAATTATTATAGTATTTATCAGTGGATGTTTGAGCCTGAGCTTGAGGGTTAGATAACAGAATTAAACCCCATGCAAGGGCTGAACTACCTAGCAATAATCTATGATTCATTTTCATATATTATTTGTATTTGTGTTTTGTTTAGAATATCTATATTAAAATAACAGTTATTGCAAATATTTGCTAGTATAAGTGGAAAAAAATCTGGCAAGTCTCGAATCTAACAGTAGAAGTCAAATCATGTACACTAAGAATATTATTTGTATTTGTGTTTTGTGCCGTATAGCGGTTAGTGAGCGTTTATCCTACAGCTAACTCAAAAACGGCTTTTTATTCCACAATAACTATCTAGGCTTTACTGTTGGCAATCGAAACCCTTTTCAAACAAGGATTTTAAGCGCAATAAAATCCTAAAAATCTATATTTACCTGAGTTAAGGATAAATTTTCGTCTATGAGTGATAACAAAAAGGGCAATGTGCAAAGTAAAAGGGCAAAGGAAAAATTAAGAATTAAGAATTAAAAACTCCGAACTCTGAACTCTGAACTAATTACTTGTTTCCCCCTCTCCCCTCATCTCCTCATCCCCCTATCCCTAACACCTGCAACCTGAAACCTGAAACCTGAAATCTACCCTTATCTGCATCAAAATAATTGATAAAAATAGCAATTTATGAAAAATCATTATCCTTGCTAAAGTCTCTGATTCATAGATATTTTGGACTGTAGCTTAAACTCTTTACACCACTTTCTCATCAACCCCTATTTAAAAGCCTTATTTTTTCTTTGCAGAAATAGCTAAACCAACCCCTTTAATTTGTCTTAATTCATCCATCACCGATACAACTATTCCATGAGATACTTTTTCATCGGCGTTAATAATTACCATGCTCTGCTCACTGTTGGGGATTAGTTTTGTAACTGCCCCTTGCAAACCATTAACTTCTATCGGTTGCTTGTTTAAAAAAACTTTGCCATCAGGCTGAATAGTAACATTGATTTGAGCAACTTTTTGAGATTCCGTTGTTTTTGCGGAAGGTAAATTAACGGGCAAACCTTCTGATCTAATTAAAGAAATACTAGATATAATGAAGAACGCCAAAATTGAGAAAATAGCATCAATCATTGGTACTATATTAATTTCCCCTTGCACATCTTGCTCATCAGGTATTCGCATAGGCTTTCTCTTCTCCTCCTTTTTCGTAGAAACGACGATACAAAAGTTCTAATTGTCCACCATATTCTTGAATTAAAGCGATTTGGCGTAAATAAAAAGAGCGAAAGACGTTAGCAAACATCAAAGTAACAATAGCTACCACTAAGCCCATTACGGTAGAAACTAATGCTTCACTGATACCCCCTGTAACTCCGGCGGTGTTTGTGCCTCCTGTATTGCCCAAATCTAGGGAAGCAAAAGATTGAATTAAACCTAATATTGTGCCGAGTAATCCTAGCAATGGTGCAACAGTAATGACTGTTTGAAAAAAAGTGTTAAATCTTTTCAATAAGGGTAACTCTGCTTGGGTAGCAGTCTCTAAAGCTAAACGAAACTCAGTAGCATTAGCATTTTCTAATTCAAGAGATTCTAAAAAGATTCTGGCAATGGGTAAATCAAGATTTTTTCTTAATTTATTAATCACTGTTACACAATCTGAGGGATAAATTTTTAATACTTCTTTCACTAAAACTCTTTCTCTCGACTTTATCCTCAGCCAAAACCAAAAACGTTCTATGATCAAAGCTATTGTGATCACAGAAAAGACCAATAGAGGAATTGAAACAATACCCCCTGCTTTTAATAGTTCAATTGTGGACATTGACTTGCTTTAAATAGTTGCAAATTATTATTAATTAATTTAATATTTTACTATAACAAAGTTTAGATTTTAACGCAAAGATATATCGATAAAGTTAAAAAAGATTAGCAAAATGAGGGTTAGTAAAAAAAGCCTTCTTCGTCATAAAACAGCCTGATTCACTTTAAAATAATTAATTCATCATGACTTATTCAGTAACTTGTATTGAGCAACGTCAACAGGAAATAAAAAAAACAAGAAAACTTCTTGCCATTGGGGTTTTAGGTTCGATCGCACTTCATGGTATTATGTTTAGAGTTCTAAACTCGATCGAAAAACCCTTAACGGAAGAAACTAAGCCTATTGAATTTATCGTTGTACAAGAGCCTGAAGTTAAGCCAGAAGAAAAACCCCAGCCAGAAGAAAAACCTCAACCAAAATTAGAAACTGTAAAACCCCCCTTACCTCAAACAAGAGAAGTACCACCGCAACCAACGGTGAATAAGAGAGAAACAAAACCAAATCCTCCTATGCAAGAAGTTGCTAGAGTAAATCCTACTCCGCAACCTCAAAAAACATCAGAAGCAATTGAAAATAACCCAAAACCAGAGCAGATTACGGAAACAACTCCTCAACCTTCAATCACTCCATCGCCTGAATCCCCTATTTCTCCATCTCAAGAGGTTTTAACCAGTAATGCACCAGTCAAAAATAATATTCCCCGTGCAGTAAAACCCATCAACGATAATAGTAATTCTTTAAGTAGTAGTTTAAACTCATCCCCAAGGGCAGAAAGTCGTAATAATGGTCAGTCTTCCACCGTTGCCCGTGTTACCCAAGACACCCCCGTTTCCAGTGGAAGATTATCTCGTAGTAGTAACAATACTCCCAGTGCCGTTAGTAGTAGTCAAGGAGAAGAAGTCGGTAATTTAAGAAATAGTTTAAGTCGTGGCAGTAGTCAAACCAGCAATAATAACTCCCAAAATACTGTATCTGGCATTCCCAGTAATATTGCCGCTACTAGTCAATCCGTACCATCACGCCCCCAAGCAAAACCGACTCCTCCCCCGCCTGAAAGTATTAAATGTATTAGTAATTGTAATCCTGAGTATCCTTCTGCATTACAAGGGGTGGAGGGTAAAGCAACTGTTAAAGTTAACCTTGATAGCAATGGTAATGTTTTAGGGGTTAGTGTGGTTGGTTCTCATAGTAACGGAGAGGTTAATCGACAGGCATTGCTAGCGGCGAGAAAAATGCGTTTTTCTTCTCCCGGTGTGAATAATGCTTCGGTGCAGGTTAGTATTAACTTTACCGTAGCGGGTTCAGAATTCGATCGCATCGCTCGTCAGAAAAAAGAAGCGGCAGAAAGACAAGCGAGATTAGAACAAGAAAAAGAGCGTCAAGCAAGACAAGCACAGCTTGAAAAAGAAAGATTAGAGCGTCAAAGACAGCTTGAAAAAGAGCGACAGGAAAGGGAAGCACAAGCAAGAATTGAAAGAGAAAAAAGAGAGGAAGAATTGAGAAAACAGCAGGAATTAGAACAAAATCAACAGGAAACATTACCTTCTGAAACACCAACAAAAGAGACTAATCTTGAGGAAAATGATTCCGATAATCCCCCGTTACAATAATTAGGAATATTCTTGTATATGACATGGATGATTCTTTTCAATTTGACCCCAATACAATTATCTTTTTGCCTAATTATTCTCAAAAGAGCGAGAGAGTAGTGAATTGGAATGAATTTTCTTTTGAAAATAATAATGAAGAGACAATTATTCATCTTCCCCCTAGAGTTGGAAAAGGATATAACCGCCAGATTAATTTAAGAGGGGGATTAACAATTGAAATTATTAAAGTACAATTAAAAGATACAATGTATCTGGAAAGAAGACATGAAAGTGCTTTTCCTTTGACAGCTCATTTTTATCTATCTGGAATGTCTATGGTGGAAACACTAAATACTTCTGAAATTAAGTCTGAATACACAGAATCGAAGGGAGAAAATTATCTTTACCATCTACCTGATTTAACGGAAATAGAAAAATGGTCTTGCAAGACAGAAATTAGAATAATTAGTATTTATGCACCTATACATTATTTTCATAGTTTTTGTACAGAAGAAAAAACAACCTCTTTACAAAAGTTAATAAGAGGCGATCGCACTTCTAAATTTCATCTATCTTTAGGAAAAAACAGCCCAGAAATAGTCAGAGCCTTACATCAAATTTATCAATGTCCTTATCATGGTTTAACAAGGCAAGTATATTTAGAAAGTAAAGCCTTAGAATTATTTTCCCTGCAATTTAATAGTTGTGATTTATCCAGTGTTTCTTCTCAAAAATTAAGTATTAAAAAAGAAGATCTCGATCGAGTAGAATATGCCAAAGATATTTTAATTAAATCTTATCTTAATCCCCCTTCATTAAAAGAATTATCCCAAAAAGTAGGCTTAAACGATCGCACCTTAAAACAAGGATTTAAACAACTTTTCGGCACAACGGTATTCGGTTATTTGTATAATTATCGCATGGAACAAGCCCAAGAATTATTAAGAAATTCTAACTTAACTATTGCCCAAATTGCCCATAGCGTAGGCTATTCCAACCCTGAAGCCTTTAGCACAGCATTTAGACGCAAATTCGCCCAAAGTCCAAAAAGTTATCAATTAAGCAAGTGAAAAATTAATAGAAAATGAGAATACTATTACCGCACTTTTAATATTAATAAGTCATATTTTTTTGTCTCACGGAAAGGCACTCATGACGCAAAGAAGTTCGCTAAGTTTTTTACAATTTTTAAGAAAGTTAAAAGATTTCTGATTTACTATTCATTAGTTGTTCTATCTTTAGTAATTACCTGTAACGATTTTTGGATAGCGGCTTCGGTTTCGTTATCCACCGCCGAGGTAGCCTCATCTAAGATTAAAATAGGTGGATTCTTCAGGATAGCACGAGCGATCGCAATCCGTTGTCTTTGTCCTCCTGAGAGTTTTTGCCCCCTTTCCCCCACGATGGTATCGTATCCTTTTTGACAACAAACCTAGGAATGCTATACAGTAATCTGGTTTTTAAGATCAGGAAGGAATATTTCCTAGATATTTAAAAAGATCATCAATAACTCCATCTGTACCTAAAATATGACTTGCTCCCCATGCCATAAAATTAACATAATAAACTCGATCGAACTTAACCGCCTTCAGATTTTGCCATAGGGGATTATTTTTAATTTCTTCTAAAATTTTAGTACCATCATCGGAATAAGTTGTGACAAATAAAATATCTCCATCTGCTTTATTTAACTCCTCTAAAGATATAGGTAATGCACCATAGGGAGCATCTTGATTTTGTGAATCAGGGCGTTTTAAACCAGCATCTTCTAAAATTAAACCAGCAAAGGAATTTTTAGCATCAATATGGATTTTATCTCGTCCAAAATAAATAAATGATACCGTTTTATCTTGATAGCGATCGCCTAATGCTAATTTTAATCCTTTATCCGTTGGTTATAATTAGCCCAAAGAGCTTTTTCCGCTTCTTGTTTCCCCAATGCTTCAGCAATAAAACTTAAATGCCTATCCCAATGAGTGTAATTTAATTCCCCTAAAACCGTTGGTGCAATTTGAGATAGTTGAGGATAAATCCCTTTATACCAATCTGCCCCGATGATTAAATCTGGTTTAAGTTGAGATAATATCTCTAAATTAGGCTCTTTCAGCCCAATAAGTTTGACTCCTTCAGGGTTTCCTGATACAAATGTTACAGATGGGTTGCCTTGATGAACTTCATTAGTGGTGGCAATGGGTTTTACTCCAAGGGAGATCGTATTTCCTAAAGTCGCTAAGGATAAAGTAACCACCTGTTGAGGATTTTGGGGAACACAAGTTTCTCCCATGCTATGCTGTATTATGCGACAATCTCCCGTTAGTGGTGAGGAAGGGGATGTATGATGACAGGCGGTAACGAGAATAAATCCAATTAAGCCCAATATTAACCAACGGCAAAAATATCTCATAATTATTTTCAAAATCAATACCCGTAAAACAGAGATCTTGGTTGCGATTTATTAAATTGTGAATAATCTCACGCAAAGGCGCAAAGGCGCAAAGAAGTTCGCTAAGTTTATTAAAATTTCCAAGAAAGGCTACCTAAGACGGTAAAGGGTTGTCCGTATTGAACACGGGTTGAATTTACTCCATATTCAAAGTATTCTATGTCGAATAAGTTACGGAAATTAAGGGCAACTCTAAATTGATCTCGATTATAGAAAATGGCGGCATCCGTGCGAAAATAAATCGGTACAGTATAAGTGTTGCTTAAATCTCCTTGGCGATCGCCCATATAAAAGAAGCCTAAACCAAAGCCTAACCCCTGTAAATCACCTTCTTGCAGTTCGTAGGTTGTCCATAAGTTAAAGGAATTGTAAGGCGTATTCGGTAATTGATTACCTACGGGATAAGTATTGTCTTGAGTAATTTTAGCATTGGTATAAGCATAACCTGCAATAATATTCCATCCCGGCAAGATTTCCCCCGTTAAGCTAAATTCAAATCCCTGACTGTTTTGCTCTCCTGTTTGAATTTGAAAGCCCGGATTATTAGGATCTTCCGTTAAAACATTACGAAGGATTATATCATAAAATGCGAGAGTTGCAGAAAGTTGATCGCTAAAATCGGTTTTTACCCCAATCTCAAACTGTCCACCCTGTTGAGGTTCAAAAGAATTATTTAAAGCTCCATCAAAGAGAAATGCACCATAAGCAGGAGCAAAAGAACTTATATAACTACCGTAAATAGAAACTGTGGGAATGGGTTGATAAATAATACCAAAACGAGGACTAAAAGCACTATCAGAACTACTACTTTCTGTATTGGCTGTAAAATTTTCGTAGGTTTGATCAAAAGTGTCAAAACGAACCCCTAAGACAAATTTTAATTGCTCAGTGAAAGTAATTTGATCTTGTAGATAAATCCCTAATGATTTTGTTATGGTTGTATCACTAAAATTGTCACCTGTAAGCACGGGAATTGGTTGCCCATAAACAGGGTTAAATATATCAATGGGTGAACCTGCTGTACCTCTAAAACTGGGGGTTTTATTTTCAAAACGGTTTATATCTATTCCCATTAACAACTCATGCTTAGTTAAACCCATGGAAAACTTACCAATGGCATTGGTTGTCAAACTATAAGCCGTGCTATCAAATTCATACTCACGATAAAAACGATTCAAAGTTCTACCATCCGCCTCTAAACCACTAGGCAAATGTAATTTATCGTAATAGTCACGATAGTTATAAGCAAAAGCGTTGCGTAATAACCAATTATCGCTGAATTTATGTTCTAGTCTATAGCCGATTCTCGTTACCTTTTGCTCAGTTATATCATTTGGTTCAGCTAGGTTACGATTACGGGGGACTTTTCCATTAGGATTAGATAACACAGTACCCACTGTCGGCACTCCGGGAGGACGAAAATAGTCTGTCGCAATCAAATAATCTCCTTCTACTGTTAGGCTAGTATTATTGCCTATCTTTACATCAATCACAGGAGAGATGCCAAAAAATTCGCTAGTATAATCATCAATAAAACTTCCTGAGTTACGATAAGCCGTATTGAAACGATATAGTAACGTTTTTGAGTCATTTAAGGGGCCAGAAAAGTCGATCGCACCTCGATAAAAATTCTCACTGCCAAAACTAGCATCAACCTGATAAAAAGGATCAGATAAAGGGCTTTTGGTGATTAAATTAATTGTACCTCCGGGATTCCCAAAACCGAATAATACCGATGCTGGCCCTTTTAACACTTCAACCTGCTCTATACTCGAAAGTTCTACTAATTCCCCCGCCCCCGGATCAGGTAATCCATTTCTGAGAAAATTATTATCTAAGGCTTCAAAACCCCTAATTCTATAGTAAACAGCAGAACCAGGTCCAAAATTTTGAGTTACCCCCGGCACATTTCTCAGGGCATCATCTAAACGAGTGATTTGTTGATCTCGCAATACTTGTTGTGGTACTACCTGAACCGATTGAGGAACATCAAGTAAGGGTGTATCTGTTCTTGTAGCAGTAGAGGAGTTGGGAACAAAATAGCCTGTTTCTTGTTGCCCTTCTTGGGTTGCCACAATTTCAATTTCTGTCTCAGAGGCGGTTTGACTATCAGCCGTTACACTCAAAACTAAATTATTGTCTGAGGGTATAACCTGAGCAGTGGGAATCCCTGTTTTACCCGTTATGGTAATTCTTATGGCATTAGAATTTAAGGGTGTTACCCGAATTGTAGTAATGTCATTGGTAGGATTTTCAACATTGAACTCATCACCATCAGCAAGGGCTAAAACTGCTTCTAAAATGTCGATAATGAGAGTATTTTCTTGACTATATATCAAAGGTTGTAGATTTGATCGAGATTCTGTGTCAAGGATAATTTGTAATCCTGTCTCAGAGGGTTCTATTTTCACTCCTGTTACTTGTACTATATCTTGTGCTAAAAGTTGCTCTGCTTTTTGAGAAATAGAAGGTAAATCACCTACTCTTAAAATATCAGACTGTTTTAAATTATTATCAATAAATGATGACTGCTTAACATTAGTTTTAATCTCAGAAATTAATAAACTATTCTCATTAGCTTTCGTTGGAGGAGAATCAAATATAGAGAAAATAGTGATAACGAAGGTGATTAAGAGCGATCGCTTCGGGAAGTATTTAGGGGGTTGTTGTGTCATTTTTCTCACACCAATATTTAGAATAATTTGCAATAAACAATAGGTTACTGATTACCCTATGACAATGCAAGAGACTTTGGTGGGGTAGAGGGAATTTTTTTGGTGGGGAAAATTGAGTATCACCTTAGATGACAAAAAAACTTTGTACCTTTCTTTGCGTCTTTGCAAGAGAAATTACCTTTACAGCTAGAATCGATAACCCTTTAAATAATCTCTTGGATTGACATTAAATTTCTTCCGAAAAGCCATAGCAAAATGATGTCGATCACAATATCCTACCGCATTCATCACCTCTTTTACTCCCATTTGTCCTGTTTCCAATAACTGCTTTGCCTGTTGTAGTCTATAGTTGCGTAAGTAGTCAAAAATAGTAGTCTTAAAAACTTCTTTAAAACCCTGCTTTAGAGTATATTCGTTTAACTGCACTTGTCGGGCTAATTCTGCGATGGATGGGGGTTGATGCAGATTTGCAAGGAGTATGCTTTTTGCTGAATGAATACGGGCGATCGTACAACGGCACTGCTCGATCGAACTTTTAGGATAACAAGATTCTTGAGATAATGCTTCTATTTGTTCAGCTATGACTAAACCAATTAATTCTAAGGCTTTTGCCTCAAGATATATACGCTTTGTGATACCCTGAAAAGGACAACGTAATATTTGCCATAAAATCCCTTCTAACATAGGGGTAACTTTCCCTACACAGGCATAACTTTGTCTCGTAAGGGGTTTAATAAAGTTATGTAACGGTTTTGGTAATTCTCCATCTTTACTCCCAATATAAGAGATTAATCTTTCCGTATCAACGTGAATATTCACTTCTAAAACCTTTTGAGGAGGCACTTCATTAATTTGTTGAGGTACAAAACCAGTGCCATATAAAGCAAATTCTTGATTATTAACGATCGTATCTAAGTCTTGATGATAGCCAAAAAGATGAAAATGAAATATGATATTGTCTCTTGCCGTCTCATTATTTTTAAGTAAATAGTGTTGAGTAATATCACAATTGAGAATCTCTATAGTTAATCCCCTTGTCAATTTTATTTCTCTGCTGTAACCATCCCCCATTATGGATGAAAAAGGATAGGTAATATCGTTACAGTCTAAAGAATCCACATAAGTATTTTTGAGCGTTTCTTCCCATAGAATTTGATTATCTTCAGGAGTAATAATAATAGTCATAATTGATAGATAATGACTCAGTGAAGAAAATAACGTTATTCATTGTAAACGAAATTTCAAGTTTATTGATAATAATTTTTAATTAAATCGGTTCAACTATAAATTTTTTGACTAATTGCTAAAAAAGTCTGTTTCACAAAGAAAAAAGTCCGTTTCACAAAGATTAGTCTTGCTTAAATCCCCTATCATTTACTGACTAATAATAAATATTTGCATTAATTAGGGTAAGTGAGGCAAAAAATAAAATGAAGAAAATTGGGCAAAATCTTTCAATGACAGTACTTACAGTCAGTTTATTCTGTCCATCGGTGTTGGCACAGGAAACTAATATTATCGAGCAAAATATTATCAATAACTCTCCAGCAGAAACGACACAGAATAACATTATTGAAATTAACAATATTGAAGTAACACAAACAGAAGAAGGTATTAACCTTTTATTACAAACTAATGAGCAATTATCATCTCCTGAGATTACCATTACAGAAAATGCTCTTATTGCGGATATTCCTAACGTCGTGCTTAATCTGGCAACGGGAGAAGAATTTTTACTTAGTAATCCAGTGGAAGGTATTGCTTTAATTAATGTGGTCAATCTGCCCGATAATCGAGTCAGAGTAAGTATTACAGGTACAAACGCTCCCCCCGTTGTGGACATTCAAACAAGCCTATCAGAGACGATTTTAACTGCTAAACAAGGCACATCTACAGGGGAAACAGAGAGTTCGATCGAAATCATCGCTACCGCAGAAGCACAGCAGGAAAATAATTATTTT
This is a stretch of genomic DNA from Cyanobacterium aponinum PCC 10605. It encodes these proteins:
- a CDS encoding TonB-dependent receptor domain-containing protein, whose translation is MNHRLLLGSSALAWGLILLSNPQAQAQTSTDKYYNNSQQLSLTVKDLSQEKTEAKWLVQNNIITITDIEINDTDSGLQLIIEGDRTSELQPLIFPFENTLIVEFIEARLETDFRETDISEEITAIEGVNLENGGVRITVTGKNNPPSAQIIPSDSNLVLSVTPESSVASEEGEEEAQTIELVVTANRAQEEEQKVPRSITVINRQEIEQQSKISRDLGEILPKLVPGLAPSTQTSSIFGQPLRGRNVGVLIDGVPQSTNRNAQRDLRNIDPSSIERIEILRGPSAIYGDGATGGLINIITRQAEDQPFVARTNIGFDSILTNFADSFGFNVEQYFGGKSEGLSYVFNTSYSTTGGFFDSENDRIPPDPQGQGGLADLNTFNILGKIGYDIDENQKIQFSISYYDDQQNSKYTLDPTPSGRKAEARRGLRLPNQPNTENLVLNLSYNNQSLWGSRLSSQLYYRDYSTRFFPFDLRSSAAFGNNVLQSEVQSEKIGTRFDIDSPILPDDQLNILWGLDYFHEDSSQPADIFDSQVFARSDGLVFQKTGSGFLSPPTGQDNIGLFAQLRWQPIEQFSLSGGIRQEFVDVSVNSFTTLGGNRVQGGNLNYDATLFNIGGVYAFNDNINVFANFAQGFSIADVARALRTAPNASRVTQLNPAAQKVDTYEVGIRGNWDNVQASLAYFYSYSDLGTTFDADFDIIRDPQRIQGIEGDINYDINEDWSIGGTLTWTTGWRDPEGNGDFDTPLGNTLIPPVKLTAYVENQTTDTWRNRLQFLYSGDRNPSGEGFDLDPVYSYFTADFISSLKLGNGELSVGIENLFNTFYYPNIAQIYGGRSQSAAKGMSLTVGYRFEW
- a CDS encoding ExbD/TolR family protein; the protein is MRIPDEQDVQGEINIVPMIDAIFSILAFFIISSISLIRSEGLPVNLPSAKTTESQKVAQINVTIQPDGKVFLNKQPIEVNGLQGAVTKLIPNSEQSMVIINADEKVSHGIVVSVMDELRQIKGVGLAISAKKK
- a CDS encoding MotA/TolQ/ExbB proton channel family protein, with product MSTIELLKAGGIVSIPLLVFSVITIALIIERFWFWLRIKSRERVLVKEVLKIYPSDCVTVINKLRKNLDLPIARIFLESLELENANATEFRLALETATQAELPLLKRFNTFFQTVITVAPLLGLLGTILGLIQSFASLDLGNTGGTNTAGVTGGISEALVSTVMGLVVAIVTLMFANVFRSFYLRQIALIQEYGGQLELLYRRFYEKGGEEKAYANT
- a CDS encoding energy transducer TonB family protein is translated as MTYSVTCIEQRQQEIKKTRKLLAIGVLGSIALHGIMFRVLNSIEKPLTEETKPIEFIVVQEPEVKPEEKPQPEEKPQPKLETVKPPLPQTREVPPQPTVNKRETKPNPPMQEVARVNPTPQPQKTSEAIENNPKPEQITETTPQPSITPSPESPISPSQEVLTSNAPVKNNIPRAVKPINDNSNSLSSSLNSSPRAESRNNGQSSTVARVTQDTPVSSGRLSRSSNNTPSAVSSSQGEEVGNLRNSLSRGSSQTSNNNSQNTVSGIPSNIAATSQSVPSRPQAKPTPPPPESIKCISNCNPEYPSALQGVEGKATVKVNLDSNGNVLGVSVVGSHSNGEVNRQALLAARKMRFSSPGVNNASVQVSINFTVAGSEFDRIARQKKEAAERQARLEQEKERQARQAQLEKERLERQRQLEKERQEREAQARIEREKREEELRKQQELEQNQQETLPSETPTKETNLEENDSDNPPLQ
- a CDS encoding AraC family transcriptional regulator yields the protein MDDSFQFDPNTIIFLPNYSQKSERVVNWNEFSFENNNEETIIHLPPRVGKGYNRQINLRGGLTIEIIKVQLKDTMYLERRHESAFPLTAHFYLSGMSMVETLNTSEIKSEYTESKGENYLYHLPDLTEIEKWSCKTEIRIISIYAPIHYFHSFCTEEKTTSLQKLIRGDRTSKFHLSLGKNSPEIVRALHQIYQCPYHGLTRQVYLESKALELFSLQFNSCDLSSVSSQKLSIKKEDLDRVEYAKDILIKSYLNPPSLKELSQKVGLNDRTLKQGFKQLFGTTVFGYLYNYRMEQAQELLRNSNLTIAQIAHSVGYSNPEAFSTAFRRKFAQSPKSYQLSK
- a CDS encoding ABC transporter substrate-binding protein, coding for MYFGRDKIHIDAKNSFAGLILEDAGLKRPDSQNQDAPYGALPISLEELNKADGDILFVTTYSDDGTKILEEIKNNPLWQNLKAVKFDRVYYVNFMAWGASHILGTDGVIDDLFKYLGNIPS
- a CDS encoding ABC transporter substrate-binding protein is translated as MRYFCRWLILGLIGFILVTACHHTSPSSPLTGDCRIIQHSMGETCVPQNPQQVVTLSLATLGNTISLGVKPIATTNEVHQGNPSVTFVSGNPEGVKLIGLKEPNLEILSQLKPDLIIGADWYKGIYPQLSQIAPTVLGELNYTHWDRHLSFIAEALGKQEAEKALWANYNQRIKD
- a CDS encoding TonB-dependent siderophore receptor, whose protein sequence is MTQQPPKYFPKRSLLITFVITIFSIFDSPPTKANENSLLISEIKTNVKQSSFIDNNLKQSDILRVGDLPSISQKAEQLLAQDIVQVTGVKIEPSETGLQIILDTESRSNLQPLIYSQENTLIIDILEAVLALADGDEFNVENPTNDITTIRVTPLNSNAIRITITGKTGIPTAQVIPSDNNLVLSVTADSQTASETEIEIVATQEGQQETGYFVPNSSTATRTDTPLLDVPQSVQVVPQQVLRDQQITRLDDALRNVPGVTQNFGPGSAVYYRIRGFEALDNNFLRNGLPDPGAGELVELSSIEQVEVLKGPASVLFGFGNPGGTINLITKSPLSDPFYQVDASFGSENFYRGAIDFSGPLNDSKTLLYRFNTAYRNSGSFIDDYTSEFFGISPVIDVKIGNNTSLTVEGDYLIATDYFRPPGVPTVGTVLSNPNGKVPRNRNLAEPNDITEQKVTRIGYRLEHKFSDNWLLRNAFAYNYRDYYDKLHLPSGLEADGRTLNRFYREYEFDSTAYSLTTNAIGKFSMGLTKHELLMGIDINRFENKTPSFRGTAGSPIDIFNPVYGQPIPVLTGDNFSDTTITKSLGIYLQDQITFTEQLKFVLGVRFDTFDQTYENFTANTESSSSDSAFSPRFGIIYQPIPTVSIYGSYISSFAPAYGAFLFDGALNNSFEPQQGGQFEIGVKTDFSDQLSATLAFYDIILRNVLTEDPNNPGFQIQTGEQNSQGFEFSLTGEILPGWNIIAGYAYTNAKITQDNTYPVGNQLPNTPYNSFNLWTTYELQEGDLQGLGFGLGFFYMGDRQGDLSNTYTVPIYFRTDAAIFYNRDQFRVALNFRNLFDIEYFEYGVNSTRVQYGQPFTVLGSLSWKF
- a CDS encoding helix-turn-helix domain-containing protein, yielding MTIIITPEDNQILWEETLKNTYVDSLDCNDITYPFSSIMGDGYSREIKLTRGLTIEILNCDITQHYLLKNNETARDNIIFHFHLFGYHQDLDTIVNNQEFALYGTGFVPQQINEVPPQKVLEVNIHVDTERLISYIGSKDGELPKPLHNFIKPLTRQSYACVGKVTPMLEGILWQILRCPFQGITKRIYLEAKALELIGLVIAEQIEALSQESCYPKSSIEQCRCTIARIHSAKSILLANLHQPPSIAELARQVQLNEYTLKQGFKEVFKTTIFDYLRNYRLQQAKQLLETGQMGVKEVMNAVGYCDRHHFAMAFRKKFNVNPRDYLKGYRF